CAAAAACCAAAACATTTAAGTGTCACAAAATACATAAAAATAAAATGTGAGAATGTTTTGAGTTTTTTGTGCTTATTAAACTATTTACATTCTCACATATTTATAATTAACTACTTTTAAAAATTAGAATTAAATAATACTATAAAAATTTAATATTCAAATTAAAAAAATAAGAAAAATAAAAAAGAAAAAAATTTCAAAATAATTATTGGACAGTCTCATAAAAATTATTTTTCACCCTTCCTAAATTATTAAATAATAAAATTTATACATATAATAATGATTAATTTTTAAAAACTCCAGGAGATAAAATGGATTATTTTGATAGATTAGAATCAGAAACACATAAATTATATGATATAGCTAATAAAGCTAGATCTAAGGGATTAGATGTTAAAATAGAAACTGAAGTTCCATTAGCAAAGGATTTAGCTGAAAGAGTTGAGGGATTAGTTGGTCCTGTTGGTGTAGCTAATCGTATTAAAGAATTAGAGCAAAACATTACAAGAGAAGAAGTTGCTTTTGAAATAGCTGCAGAAATTGCATCTGGAAAATTCGAATTAACTGGAGATAAGGCAGATTATAATGAAGAACAAAGATGTGATCAAGCATTAAGAACTGCACTAGCTATTTTAACAGAAGGAGTTGTAGCTGCTCCTTTAGAAGGAATTTCACAAGTGAAAATTAAAGAAAACTTTGATTCAACAAAATATATTGCAGTTTATTTTGCAGGACCTATTAGAAGTGCAGGAGGTACAGCAGCAGCATTAGCTGTTCTTTTAGGAGATAAAATTAAAGAAGCAATTAATATTGATGATTTTAAACCTATTGATGAAGAAATTGAAAGATATGTAGAAGAAGTAGAACTTTACGAATCGGAAGTTACAAACTTACAATACTCCCCAACGCCTGAAGAAGTCAGGTTTGCAGCAACACATATTCCTGTTGAAGTTACAGGAGAACAAACTGACAAAGTAGAGGTATCTCATAGAGATTTAGAACGTGTGGAAACTAATAACATACGTGGTGGAGCTCTTCTAGCTATGGTAGAAGGAGTAATTCAAAAATCTAAAAAAATCTTAAAAATTTCTAAAAAACTTGGATTAGGAAAATGGGGTTGGTTAGAAGAATATTCAAAACCAAAAAAAGATGACGAAAATAGCAACAAAAGCGAATCAGATATTATAAGTGAACCTAAATACATCCAAGATATTATTGGTGGAAGACCAATATTAGGATATCCCTCAGAAAAAGGAGGTTTCCGTCTAAGGTATGGTAGATCTAGAAACACTGGTCTTGCAACAATGGGAGTGCATCCTGCAACAATGGCTTTACTCGAATTTTTAGCTGTAGGAACACAACTTAAAATTGAATATCCAGGTAAAGGTAATTGTGTTGTACCAGTCGATTCTATCGAAGGTCCGATTGTTAAACTTAAAAATGGAGACGTTGTAGCTATTGATAGTGTTAAAAAAGCTAATGAACTTAAACATAATGTTGTAGAAATTTTATTTTTAGGTGATATGCTTGTTGCATTTGGTGAATTTTTAAGAAATAACCAAACATTATACCCCTCTGGATGGTGTGAAGAATGGTGGATACAATTATTAACAAGGAGTGAAAAATTTAAAGCAGAAAATAATGATTTAGATTTACATAGGCTAGAATATGATTATATCCCTTCTATTGAAGCTTTTAAATTATCAAAGAAATATAATATACCTTTACATCCAAAATACACTTATTGTTATAATGATGTTGCAATAGATGATTTAAATTCATTGGTTGATTTAATAATTTCATGTAAATCAACTTATAACCCAAATGAAGGCATGAAATTAGATTTATCATACCCCAAAAGAGTTTTAGAAGTTATTGGTGTTCCTCATATAGTACGTGACGGAAAAATAATAATCGACAAAGACCATTCCTATGCTCTTTTAGCTACATTAGTTAATAAATTACCTCAAAAAGAAAACACATTAGCAGCAGTAAATGAAATAAGTTCAATTGAAATTAAAAATAAATCCCCTGCATATATAGGCACTCGTGTAGGTAGACCTGAAAAATCAAAAGAAAGATTAATGAGACCTGCACCTCATGGTTTGTTTCCAATTGGAAATTTTGGAGGAAGTAGAAGATTAGTAGCTACTGCAGCTAAAAAAAATAAACTTGAAATAGAATTAGCTAGGAAAAAATGTACTAATCCTGAATGTGGAATTAATTCATTTAATTCAATATGCCCAATTTGTGGTTCACCAACAGAACTCCAAAAACCAGAAAAAAAATCCATAAATCTTGCAGGCATGCTTAAAAAAGCTTCTGATAATGTTAAAGTTAGAAAGGTTGATGAAGTAAAGGGAGTAATAGGTATGATTTCTGAATCAAAATTACCTGAACCTCTTGAAAAAGGAATACTTAGGGCTAAGAATGAAGTATTCACTTTTAAAGATGGAACAATCCGTCATGATTCAACTGATTTACCATTAACTCATTTTATACCAAAAGAAATTGGAGTAACAGTAGAAAAGCTTTTAAAAATGGGATATGAACATGATTGTTATGGTAACCCTATAGAAAGTGAAGAACAAATTATTGAGCTTAAAGTACAGGATATTGTAATATCAAATAATTGTGGAGATTATTTAGTTAGAACAGCACAATTTATTGATGATGAACTTACAAGATTATATGGAATGGATAATTTTTATAATGTTAAAGAAAAAAGTGATTTAATCGGACATTTAGTGGCAGGTTTGGCTCCTCACACGTCAGCAGGAGTATTAGGACGTATTGTCGGATTTACAAAAGCACTGGGTTGTTATGCTCATCCTTATTTTCATTCTGCAAAACGTAGAAACTGTGATAGTGATGAAGATGCTGTAATGTTGCTTTTAGATGCTTTAATTAACTTTTCAAAATCATACCTACCAAACACAAGAGGAGGAAGTATGGATGCTCCTTTAGTTTTGTCTTCTAGAATAGATCCTGAAGAAATAGATGATGAATCTCACAATTTAGATATTTTTGAGAGATTTCCTGTTGAATTTTATGAAAAAACTTACAGTCATTTAAAACCAACAGAAGTCTTAGAATATATTGACAATGTTGAAAAACATTTAGGAACACCAGAGCAATATGAGGGATTGATGTTTTCACACCACACATCTAGTATTCATGCAGGTCCAACTATCTGTCTTTATAAAACATTACCTTCAATGAGAGAAAAAGTTGAAGCTCAAATTAATCTTGCTGAAATTATTAGAGCAGTTGATCAAAGAGGAGTTGTTGAAAAAGTATTATCTTCTCATTTCTTACCTGATATCATGGGGAACTCTAGAGCATTTTCTAAACAAAAAGTTAGATGTACAAAATGTGGTGCAAAATATAGGCGTATGCCTCTTACTGGAAAATGTAAATGTGGTGGTAATCTAATTTTATCAGTTTCAAAAGGATCAGTTACTAAATATCTTGAAATTTCACAAGAGCTTGTAAATAGATATCCAGTATCTCCTTACTTAAAACAACGTTTAGAAATTCAAGAATTTGGTATTAATTCGTTGTTTGAAAGTGATAAATCAAAACAAAGTTCTTTAGATGTTTTCTTCTAAATAACAATATTACTTTCTAATTGCTCTTGCAGTTTTTATTTTTGTTCTCAAAACAAAATATTTTCATATTAATATAATATTGTTCGTGTTTAGACGAACAGTATATATACAAGAGAAAACAAATGATTAATACAAGTGAGATAGGATTATCTCAAATTTGATAAAAAAAATAAACCAAAGGAAATGGTGTATTAAATGGAAAAAAGTTCAGAAATAGGAAATAGTTTGAATAAATCCATTAAAATTAACGTGGAAAAAAATAATGGAATTAAAGAAAGATTCAGCTATGAAAAGCTAGTTAAATCATTAGTAATGGTTGAAACCCCTTTCTTTGAATCAGATAAAATTGTTGCAACTGTTGTATCTCAACTATATGATGGAATAAGTACTAAAGAAATCAAAAAAATTGTATACGAATGTTTAGAAGATATTGATGGTGAAATTGCAAATAAATACTTAGCAAATACCCAATTAAAAGTACGTACTTCAAGAGATACAATTGAAACATTTGATTTATCAAAAATTGCTAATACTTTAATTGAAGAAACAGGAGCAAGCCAAGAAACTGCTTTTGAAATTGCAACAGAAGTATGGAAAGAACTTAAAAAATTAAATGTTGAATACTTAACTGCCCCAATGATTAGGGAAATGGTTAACACAAAATTAGTTGAATATGGATTAGAAGATTTAAGAAGTCGTTATACTCGTTTAGGTATTCCTGTATATAATATTACTTCATTAATTGAAAATGGTAATAGAGATAACGCAAATATGATTCATAACCCCGAAAGTATTCATAAACATGTTGCAGATGAAGCATTGAAGCAATATGCTCTTTTAAAAATGCTTCCTGCAAATTTAGCTGATGCTCATATGTCTGGTGATATACACATACATGATTTAGAATTCTTCGCTGGAAGACCTTTAAATTGTATGCAACATGATATTAGGACTTTTATAAGATATGGTCTTAAAGTGGATGGTACTGGAGACCACACTTCTGTTGCAGGTGCACCAAATCATATGGAAACTTTAATGAACCATACTGGTGAAATAATGCTTGCAGCCCAACAAAATATGTCTGGAGGACAAGGAATGTCCCTTTGGAATGTTTTTGTAGCACCATTTGCAAGAGGCAGAACCTATGAAGAAATCAAACAGTCAGTTCAAATGCTTGTTTATAATTTAAACATGGCTTATGCTGCTAGAGGCTCACAAGTACCATTTACAAGTATGGCTTTGGAATTTGGAGTTCCAAAATTTTTACAAGATGAAACTGCATACGGACCCAAAGGTAAAGTTGTTGGAACTTATGGAGATTTTGAGGAAGAAACTAGATTAATCCAAAGAGCATTCACTGAAACTTTATTAGAAGGTGACGAAGAAGGCAAACCTCATTTATTCCCAAATACAATATACACCTTACGTAAAGAAACATTAAACAGTGAATATGAAGAAGATTTACGTTTAGTTCATGAATTATCTGCTAAATATGGATCATCTTACTTTGTAAACATGTTTCCAGAATACAGAGGACAAATGGCAAATTATATGGGATGTAGAACTTGTCTACAAGATACATGGACTGGTGACTGGGATCAAGATTGTTTAAGAACTGGTAATCTTGCATATGTAACATTGAACTTCCCAAGAATTGGTTACCAATCTAAAGATGAATCCCAAGTATTTGAATACTTAGATGAATACATGGATTTAGCTGTAGAGACTTTAATGCTTAGAAGAGAACAAGGATTAAAATGTTTAAATGATTTCCACATTCTTCCTTTCCTTAAACAAAAAGTAGCTGAAGATAGCTATTATAGAATCCAAAATTCAACTTTATCCTTTGGTTTCGTTGGACTTAATGAGATGTTATTGTCCTTATTCGGAGAAGGAATTGAAAACCCAGAAGCAAATAAATTTGGTGTAAAGTGTCTTGAATATATTAACGATAGAGCAAATAAATTAAAAGATGAAACTGGACTTAGATGGTCTGTTATCCAAACACCTGCTGAATCTACTGCTTATAGATTTGCAACCCTTGATAAAAAACAATTCGGAGATCAAGCTATTATACAAGGAGATGGAAATGCTAATTACTACACCAATTCCTCCCATGTACCAGTAGATACTAGAGCTTCACTTATTGATAAAATCAAAATTGAAGAACAATACCACAGCTTAACCCCTGGTGGACACATATTCCATGCATTTATGGGAGAATCTTACTCAGATCCAGATTCATTAATGAGTTTAACTAATAAAATAGCTAAAAAATCCGATATTGGATTCTGGGCTTA
This sequence is a window from Methanobrevibacter oralis. Protein-coding genes within it:
- the polC gene encoding DNA polymerase II large subunit, whose amino-acid sequence is MDYFDRLESETHKLYDIANKARSKGLDVKIETEVPLAKDLAERVEGLVGPVGVANRIKELEQNITREEVAFEIAAEIASGKFELTGDKADYNEEQRCDQALRTALAILTEGVVAAPLEGISQVKIKENFDSTKYIAVYFAGPIRSAGGTAAALAVLLGDKIKEAINIDDFKPIDEEIERYVEEVELYESEVTNLQYSPTPEEVRFAATHIPVEVTGEQTDKVEVSHRDLERVETNNIRGGALLAMVEGVIQKSKKILKISKKLGLGKWGWLEEYSKPKKDDENSNKSESDIISEPKYIQDIIGGRPILGYPSEKGGFRLRYGRSRNTGLATMGVHPATMALLEFLAVGTQLKIEYPGKGNCVVPVDSIEGPIVKLKNGDVVAIDSVKKANELKHNVVEILFLGDMLVAFGEFLRNNQTLYPSGWCEEWWIQLLTRSEKFKAENNDLDLHRLEYDYIPSIEAFKLSKKYNIPLHPKYTYCYNDVAIDDLNSLVDLIISCKSTYNPNEGMKLDLSYPKRVLEVIGVPHIVRDGKIIIDKDHSYALLATLVNKLPQKENTLAAVNEISSIEIKNKSPAYIGTRVGRPEKSKERLMRPAPHGLFPIGNFGGSRRLVATAAKKNKLEIELARKKCTNPECGINSFNSICPICGSPTELQKPEKKSINLAGMLKKASDNVKVRKVDEVKGVIGMISESKLPEPLEKGILRAKNEVFTFKDGTIRHDSTDLPLTHFIPKEIGVTVEKLLKMGYEHDCYGNPIESEEQIIELKVQDIVISNNCGDYLVRTAQFIDDELTRLYGMDNFYNVKEKSDLIGHLVAGLAPHTSAGVLGRIVGFTKALGCYAHPYFHSAKRRNCDSDEDAVMLLLDALINFSKSYLPNTRGGSMDAPLVLSSRIDPEEIDDESHNLDIFERFPVEFYEKTYSHLKPTEVLEYIDNVEKHLGTPEQYEGLMFSHHTSSIHAGPTICLYKTLPSMREKVEAQINLAEIIRAVDQRGVVEKVLSSHFLPDIMGNSRAFSKQKVRCTKCGAKYRRMPLTGKCKCGGNLILSVSKGSVTKYLEISQELVNRYPVSPYLKQRLEIQEFGINSLFESDKSKQSSLDVFF
- the nrdD gene encoding anaerobic ribonucleoside-triphosphate reductase; the protein is MEKSSEIGNSLNKSIKINVEKNNGIKERFSYEKLVKSLVMVETPFFESDKIVATVVSQLYDGISTKEIKKIVYECLEDIDGEIANKYLANTQLKVRTSRDTIETFDLSKIANTLIEETGASQETAFEIATEVWKELKKLNVEYLTAPMIREMVNTKLVEYGLEDLRSRYTRLGIPVYNITSLIENGNRDNANMIHNPESIHKHVADEALKQYALLKMLPANLADAHMSGDIHIHDLEFFAGRPLNCMQHDIRTFIRYGLKVDGTGDHTSVAGAPNHMETLMNHTGEIMLAAQQNMSGGQGMSLWNVFVAPFARGRTYEEIKQSVQMLVYNLNMAYAARGSQVPFTSMALEFGVPKFLQDETAYGPKGKVVGTYGDFEEETRLIQRAFTETLLEGDEEGKPHLFPNTIYTLRKETLNSEYEEDLRLVHELSAKYGSSYFVNMFPEYRGQMANYMGCRTCLQDTWTGDWDQDCLRTGNLAYVTLNFPRIGYQSKDESQVFEYLDEYMDLAVETLMLRREQGLKCLNDFHILPFLKQKVAEDSYYRIQNSTLSFGFVGLNEMLLSLFGEGIENPEANKFGVKCLEYINDRANKLKDETGLRWSVIQTPAESTAYRFATLDKKQFGDQAIIQGDGNANYYTNSSHVPVDTRASLIDKIKIEEQYHSLTPGGHIFHAFMGESYSDPDSLMSLTNKIAKKSDIGFWAYSSALSFCLNCKTLMKGLSNTCPTCGEKEDVEWYDRITGYVQQVGRAKSASGGWNPGKRQELIDRRRFEDN